One genomic region from Entelurus aequoreus isolate RoL-2023_Sb linkage group LG14, RoL_Eaeq_v1.1, whole genome shotgun sequence encodes:
- the xirp1 gene encoding xin actin-binding repeat-containing protein 1 isoform X1, with product MRVTPEEGARTSNGLRVSSSRSSRYSSDDRHQTSLTKAGILSTQLTHSSVRERSALYLSRAASIDSIGGSTQPGPTGTSGARIQGPRTKSNKMAEAARKVTVSQSSHDDDDLPLPPPPPPVPARPLDYEGPSALNSLPLPPPRETFSTYYQQRQKTELKRIFKHIHPDILGDLGDGVDDEIMKAVQLEDTDAADAANQCEVQSMRWIFENWNLDSIGDPHATKKLLDEEDITGGNVRGTSSMFEHSDRGQQKRAERQNSVRGDVRTSTWLFETQPLDSLRRTEDGELVEAVLKEAIQPGDVCGTRLLFETKPLSDLGRCNSIEDQNFLKLKSELQEQKGDVQKTVKLFQAEPRCAIRDKSGNIHSIKSICREEIRNGNTSSTRWLFETQPLDLISKGTDGVKIIRGISLEEGHRGGTDRKRWMFETQSFDAIEEVVVDKFEGSIAECTGEVDVTNKTKLFEMQPLATLRGNAEEKSLERENIIGGDVKTSLWLFETQPMETLNDSYEVGCLEKVTLSADEKGAVKDKKIIFESGSAGKSISVKEQEIEKGDVRGFKQLFETIPLSRIAPSDENCDKENVTPENAMQEDAPLYAIKDSSGNFYKITTVNREEFIKGKVQNYKWMFETKLLNELTEGKENVEVIKGITREEDTMGDVKLAKWLFETQTIDGIHSKFNQTEPSRSLETEPRKGNVKTCKWLFETRPMDILYDKSEKVKDTEAIDNPSVKSITWLFESQPLDTIKEDGEYNLKLCDTIQNSVKSEAGGQTVKHLIETETLDKIGNGTYSDQDVRCVSQVNVQSGDVSRVKELFESRSLDEIGSEMACDEQNDDNIQKGSVHKFTWLFENCPMNTFNKDNDDANIQRVIEDVSGDVKNKKFIFETSSLDKIHDQPLEQKSIGVEEPMGDIDVKSSTMMFESLPLYAIRDKEGEFHEVTTVQKEEILSGDVRGARWMFETKPLESIKAENEVYVIRAVTQEDVEKGDVKSARWKFETQPLDSLTCREEPSVKVIDDFGSCNVQLNKKIFESEESNKFVRMVSVTDIQRGDVRTSTWLFENQNVDTLRGEHQEQGPVKTVYREDSQKGDVKRCTWMFESQPLDKIKQQEETSFQGTEETIPKADVKCTTWLFETTPLDKITSSSVTDTVVYLSELHLIHSGGIIVEANEGRNVTMAKFQLGNTNEVQIQKEEVVEGNLRNIMLQLLLKPTNPQVTLLKEAEKGQVTSTKVELPVYHSSTTITLERDQIIQDIVQMIDEMLVHDKNFKKGILMQETAGGQAEMSVYLLSSHSEAKAQSPAIERGDVKSTIGNLLATANSQKTAASCRIDENEKGNVNLYKSCIEKGDLHYLKSLHSAVSEDETDCNTLSKEQTEIVQGDVREAKRSLCQQKELVERTISDVLPGDVKNTKKVFISECAFNAENSVPKDEIIPGDVSTAKQQLAAKQEIVVEKENIVAGDVKATMQSLERAKQQSMCVEREVFTPGTIYDMDLSSKCPEADEAQVQKEMIICGDVKAAKKSLELAKQQSMHLEREVIVPGKIYNLEVSAQKERSSVVTQSSSSRSQQVKTYSKVSDTMKDLENCSLEACQQGDVSHFSAVIVSNNVPFVSYECNGLITGHDETEDVIKGDIKAAIRSLQSAATEQRLPDKEDIVGGNVHLALQSLERSSVNVSKGDFKSAMLYRKSERACSERGVVVSVPPSDTTLSPSISVTCQGKPSITARKPTCYPVENKGSRRSSSEVEAPLLQKTPQDLKPALPPKPHLTKPVFVDDVNVTPAKKNTAGTHPDAKQCTQLPTNRLIESAGATTAHKPDYQVTKSNTPELEMERNVIQRINAAEEIQKCMKDYDDNAKHEMNMSLQAALKNFERTGSETLNKKAEFLPTKIVKNDMVELGKQTSKTAPAQNCRPMLSQGENENKVVLREKKGKETEVERRQRLSVHKDEIMKGNVKAAMEIFENIRKREELKGILSQVQEIEGATSNADDSSLKTVCDSVPAWVASPNKNSKQSKQLEKKVETETRDDDLESISSVETAYEDLEKASKEILNLKEQTLAKLLDIEEAIKKALYSVSNLKSESDIAGLSGLFDESLIAEQHIQPANKVRKISIASTRAKSGQGKETTNPRSNSSLPKKEGSGQVNNRLIRQSSSPSSPSFISIHSAARRPAEQQKPTMSTFKPALEEKGQSCEGHSAHESGNSPAKHKVSMLEVQTVPKEPAGIIGTKTVSETYEETDGFGNVFVSSVKSTFVTKQSDSMPAALFEVVGSPTRYEVMTSPLVQRSSFPPKDEKLSKTDKKGKVFVAFSQPNKGH from the exons ATGACAGACATCAGACATCACTGACCAAGGCGGGCATCCTATCCACACAATTGACTCACTCCTCTGTTAGAGAAAGGTCAGCTCTCTATCTGTCAAGAGCGGCATCCATTGACTCCATTGGAGGTTCAACACAACCG GGACCGACTGGTACTTCAGGTGCGAGGATTCAAGGACCAAGGACTAAAAGCAACAAG ATGGCTGAGGCAGCCAGGAAAGTCACAGTTTCGCAATCATCTCATGATGACGATGACCTGCCTCTCCCACCACCTCCCCCTCCTGTGCCAGCCAGGCCCCTTGACTATGAAGGGCCCTCGGCATTAAATAGCCTCCCCTTACCGCCACCTAGGGAAACCTTCTCCACATACTACCAGCAAAGGCAGAAGACGGAACTGAAGAGGATCTTCAAACACATCCACCCGGACATCCTGGGAGATCTGGGTGATGGTGTGGACGATGAGATCATGAAGGCGGTGCAGCTAGAAGACACTGACGCAGCGGATGCAGCTAATCAGTGTGAAGTGCAATCAATGAGGTGGATCTTTGAAAACTGGAACCTGGATAGTATTGGGGATCCTCACGCGACCAAGAAGTTGCTGGATGAGGAGGACATAACAGGCGGAAATGTCCGAGGGACCTCCTCCATGTTTGAGCACAGCGATAGAGGACAGCAGAAACGTGCAGAAAGGCAGAACTCTGTCCGGGGGGATGTAAGAACATCCACCTGGTTGTTTGAAACCCAGCCCTTAGATTCCCTTCGTAGAACAGAAGACGGAGAGCTTGTTGAAGCCGTGCTGAAAGAGGCCATCCAGCCGGGAGATGTTTGCGGGACTCGGCTGCTCTTTGAGACTAAACCACTCAGTGACTTGGGACGCTGCAACTCAATAGAGGACCAGAATTTCTTGAAACTGAAGTCTGAGCTCCAGGAACAAAAAGGAGATGTCCAGAAGACTGTGAAACTCTTCCAGGCAGAACCTCGCTGTGCCATCAGGGACAAAAGTGGCAATATCCATTCAATCAAATCCATCTGCAGGGAGGAGATCAGAAACGGCAACACGAGCTCGACCCGTTGGTTATTTGAAACTCAGCCTTTGGACCTGATTAGTAAGGGAACCGATGGAGTGAAAATAATTCGGGGTATTTCCCTGGAGGAGGGGCACAGAGGTGGAACGGACAGAAAAAGGTGGATGTTTGAAACTCAGTCCTTCGACGCCATAGAAGAAGTTGTCGTGGACAAGTTTGAGGGATCAATAGCTGAGTGCACGGGAGAAGTGGATGTCACCAACAAGACGAAGCTCTTTGAGATGCAACCGTTGGCAACACTAAGAGGAAATGCAGAGGAAAAGAGTTTGGAAAGGGAAAATATCATTGGGGGAGATGTAAAGACCTCCCTGTGGCTGTTTGAAACCCAACCAATGGAGACTCTGAATGATAGCTACGAAGTTGGCTGTTTGGAAAAAGTTACCCTTTCAGCCGATGAAAAGGGAGCGGTAAAAGACAAAAAGATCATATTTGAGAGCGGCAGCGCCGGAAAGAGCATCTCAGTCAAAGAACAAGAGATTGAAAAGGGTGATGTTCGAGGTTTCAAGCAACTTTTTGAAACAATCCCATTGAGTAGAATCGCTCCTTCTGATGAGAACTGTGACAAAGAAAATGTCACACCAGAAAATGCCATGCAGGAAGATGCTCCTTTGTATGCCATAAAAGACAGCTCTGGAAACTTCTACAAGATAACAACTGTCAACCGTGAGGAATTCATCAAGGGCAAGGTTCAGAACTACAAGTGGATGTTTGAGACCAAGCTTTTGAATGAGCTCACAGAAGGAAAGGAAAATGTTGAGGTAATCAAAGGCATCACAAGAGAGGAGGACACAATGGGGGATGTCAAGTTGGCAAAGTGGCTTTTTGAAACCCAGACAATAGATGGGATTCATTCCAAGTTCAACCAGACGGAGCCAAGTCGCTCTCTTGAAACGGAGCCCCGGAAAGGCAATGTCAAGACATGCAAATGGCTTTTTGAGACACGACCAATGGACATCCTGTACGACAAATCAGAAAAAGTTAAGGACACAGAGGCCATCGACAACCCCAGTGTCAAGTCCATTACATGGCTTTTTGAATCCCAGCCATTAGACACCATCAAAGAGGATGGCGAGTACAATCTGAAGCTCTGTGACACCATACAGAATTCAGTCAAATCTGAGGCGGGTGGTCAAACAGTCAAACATCTGATTGAGACAGAGACCCTGGACAAAATTGGAAATGGCACATACTCAGACCAAGATGTAAGATGTGTCAGTCAAGTTAACGTTCAATCAGGAGATGTCTCGAGAGTCAAAGAACTTTTTGAATCCCGGTCCCTTGATGAAATCGGATCAGAGATGGCATGCGATGAACAAAATGATGATAACATCCAAAAGGGATCAGTACATAAATTTACATGGTTGTTTGAGAACTGTCCCATGAACACGTTCAATAAGGACAATGATGATGCAAACATCCAGAGAGTAATTGAAGATGTGAGTGGGGACGTGAAGAACAAGAAGTTTATATTTGAAACCTCCTCACTGGATAAAATCCACGACCAACCTCTTGAACAAAAATCAATCGGTGTGGAAGAGCCTATGGGGGATATTGACGTGAAGTCTAGCACCATGATGTTCGAGTCCCTGCCACTGTATGCCATTAGGGACAAAGAGGGAGAGTTTCATGAGGTGACGACTGTGCAAAAAGAGGAGATATTGAGCGGTGATGTAAGAGGAGCCAGATGGATGTTTGAGACTAAGCCCCTTGAGTCTATCAAAGCAGAGAATGAAGTTTATGTGATCAGAGCTGTCACTCAAGAGGATGTCGAGAAGGGAGATGTCAAATCAGCCAGATGGAAATTTGAAACACAACCACTGGACTCCCTTACCTGTCGAGAGGAACCTTCTGTCAAGGTCATTGACGACTTTGGGAGCTGTAATGTGCAGCTCAATAAAAAGATATTTGAATCTGAGGAATCCAACAAGTTTGTAAGGATGGTTAGTGTCACCGACATTCAGCGTGGAGATGTCAGGACCTCCACCTGGCTCTTCGAGAATCAAAACGTCGACACGCTAAGGGGTGAACATCAAGAGCAAGGTCCAGTCAAAACGGTCTACAGAGAAGACAGCCAGAAAGGAGATGTGAAACGCTGTACTTGGATGTTTGAATCACAGCCACTGGACAAAATCAAGCAGCAAGAAGAAACTTCATTCCAAGGTACTGAGGAGACGATACCAAAAGCTGATGTGAAGTGCACGACCTGGCTCTTTGAGACAACCCCACTGGACAAGATCACCTCCAGTAGTGTCACTGACACAGTGGTATACTTAAGTGAACTGCATTTAATTCACTCAGGTGGTATCATAGTTGAAGCAAATGAAGGTCGAAACGTTACCATGGCGAAATTCCAACTCGGAAACACAAATGAAGTCCAAATTCAGAAGGAGGAGGTTGTTGAGGGCAACCTTAGAAACATCATGCTACAGCTCCTACTCAAACCAACCAACCCACAGGTTACTCTTCTCAAAGAAGCGGAGAAAGGACAAGTGACTTCCACCAAAGTTGAACTTCCAGTCTATCATTCATCTACAACTATTACCCTTGAGCGAGATCAAATAATACAGGACATAGTTCAGATGATCGACGAAATGCTTGTTCACGATAAAAACTTCAAGAAAGGGATCCTCATGCAAGAGACTGCTGGGGGACAAGCGGAGATGTCTGTCTATTTACTCAGCAGCCACAGTGAAGCTAAAGCTCAAAGTCCTGCTATTGAAAGAGGAGATGTGAAGTCGACTATTGGAAATTTGTTAGCCACTGCCAACAGTCAAAAAACAGCAGCGTCATGCAGAATTGACGAAAACGAAAAGGGGAATGTCAACCTGTACAAAAGTTGCATTGAGAAAGGAGATCTGCACTACCTGAAAAGTCTTCATTCTGCGGTATCAGAAGATGAAACGGATTGTAATACTCTTAGCAAGGAGCAAACTGAAATCGTACAGGGCGATGTGAGGGAAGCTAAGAGGAGTCTATGTCAGCAAAAGGAGCTGGTGGAGCGAACTATTTCTGATGTCCTACCAGGCGATGTGAAGAACACCAAAAAGGTATTCATATCAGAGTGTGCCTTCAATGCTGAAAACTCTGTTCCTAAGGATGAAATCATTCCTGGCGACGTTTCAACAGCCAAACAACAACTTGCCGCAAAGCAAGAAATCGTAGTCGAGAAAGAGAACATTGTGGCGGGAGATGTCAAGGCAACAATGCAGTCTTTAGAACGTGCAAAGCAACAAAGCATGTGCGTAGAGCGGGAGGTATTTACACCCGGAACTATTTATGATATGGACTTGTCAAGTAAATGCCCTGAAGCAGATGAAGCCCAAGTCCAAAAAGAGATGATCATATGTGGGGATGTGAAAGCGGCTAAAAAGTCCCTGGAACTGGCCAAGCAGCAAAGCATGCATCTGGAGCGGGAAGTCATTGTTCCTGGAAAAATATACAATCTGGAAGTCTCTGCACAAAAAGAAAGGTCGTCAGTGGTTACGCAATCGTCTTCCTCCAGGAGTCAACAAGTCAAGACTTATTCAAAGGTTAGTGATACTATGAAAGATTTGGAAAATTGTTCCTTAGAGGCTTGCCAACAGGGAGATGTATCTCATTTTAGTGCAGTTATAGTCAGTAATAATGTACCTTTTGTAAGCTATGAATGCAATGGTCTAATAACAGGACACGATGAGACAGAAGATGTTATTAAAGGAGATATAAAGGCAGCAATTAGATCTCTGCAAAGTGCTGCAACCGAGCAGAGGCTCCCAGATAAAGAAGACATTGTAGGCGGTAATGTTCACCTAGCGCTGCAATCGCTTGAGAGGTCTAGTGTAAATGTCTCCAAGGGAGACTTTAAATCTGCAATGCTATACAGGAAGTCAGAAAGAGCTTGTTCAGAGAGGGGTGTTGTGGTGTCTGTGCCTCCATCTGACACAACATTGTCTCCTTCAATTTCAGTAACCTGTCAAGGGAAACCATCCATCACAGCACGGAAACCCACATGCTACCCAGTAGAAAACAAAGGCTCTAGAAGGTCCAGTTCTGAGGTTGAGGCTCCACTCCTGCAAAAGACACCACAGGACCTGAAGCCGGCATTGCCACCAAAGCCACACTTGACTAAACCTGTGTTTGTAGACGATGTGAACGTGACGCCAGCAAAGAAAAACACTGCAGGGACTCATCCTGATGCAAAGCAATGCACACAACTTCCCACTAATCGGTTAATTGAGAGCGCAGGGGCCACAACTGCGCATAAACCCGACTACCAAGTGACAAAGTCAAACACACCTGAATTGGAGATGGAGAGAAATGTCATCCAGAGAATTAATGCAGCAGAGGAGATACAAAAGTGCATGAAGGATTATGACGACAATGCAAAGCATGAAATGAACATGAGCTTGCAGGCTGCTTTAAAGAACTTTGAAAGAACGGGGAGTGAGACCCTGAATAAAAAAGCAGAGTTCTTACCCACAAAGATTGTTAAAAACGACATGGTTGAATTGGGGAAACAGACCTCAAAGACAGCCCCAGCTCAAAACTGCAGACCAATGCTCTCACAGggtgaaaatgaaaataaagttGTTTTGAGAGAGAAGAAAGGTAAAGAGACGGAGGTTGAGCGACGACAGAGGCTCTCTGTGCACAAGGATGAGATCATGAAGGGCAACGTAAAGGCAGCCATGGAAATCTTTGAGAATATCAGGAAACGAGAGGAACTCAAGGGAATCTTATCTCAGGTGCAGGAGATTGAAGGAGCAACCAGCAATGCGGACGACAGCTCTTTGAAGACAGTTTGTGATAGTGTCCCCGCTTGGGTGGCATCACCAAATAAAAATTCAAAGCAAAGCAAACAACTGGAAAAGAAAGTTGAAACTGAGACACGGGATGATGATCTAGAAAGTATTTCTTCGGTCGAAACTGCGTACGAGGATTTGGAAAAAGCAAGTAAAGAGATATTAAATCTGAAGGAGCAGACTTTGGCGAAACTCCTTGACATCGAAGAGGCGATCAAAAAGGCTCTCTACTCGGTCTCTAACCTGAAATCGGAGTCAGACATTGCTGGGTTGTCAGGACTGTTTGATGAGTCTTTAATAGCGGAGCAACATATTCAACCTGCCAACAAGGTCAGGAAAATCAGCATTGCGTCAACCAGGGCTAAATCAGGTCAAGGCAAAGAAACGACAAACCCACGCAGCAACTCAAGTCTTCCAAAGAAAGAAGGGTCTGGACAAGTCAACAACAGGCTCATTAGACAGTCCTCTTCCCCGTCGTCCCCGTCATTTATCTCCATTCATTCCGCTGCCAGAAGGCCTGCTGAACAACAGAAGCCCACTATGTCCACATTTAAACCAGCACTGGAGGAAAAAGGTCAAAGTTGCGAAGGCCATTCGGCCCATGAGTCTGGTAACAGCCCAGCAAAGCATAAGGTTAGCATGCTTGAGGTGCAAACAGTTCCCAAGGAACCTGCAGGAATCATCGGGACAAAGACTGTCAGTGAAACCTACGAAGAGACCGATGGCTTTGGAAACGTTTTTGTATCCTCTGTGAAGTCTACATTTGTTACCAAACAGTCTGACAGTATGCCAGCTGCCCTGTTTGAGGTGGTCGGGAGCCCAACCAGATACGAAGTCATGACATCCCCATTAGTGCAAAGATCTAGTTTCCCCCCTAAGGACGAGAAGCTGAGTAAGACGGACAAGAAAGGGAAAGTGTTTGTAGCGTTTAGCCAACCCAacaaaggacactga